A genomic region of Zea mays cultivar B73 chromosome 6, Zm-B73-REFERENCE-NAM-5.0, whole genome shotgun sequence contains the following coding sequences:
- the LOC103631311 gene encoding LOW QUALITY PROTEIN: exopolygalacturonase (The sequence of the model RefSeq protein was modified relative to this genomic sequence to represent the inferred CDS: inserted 1 base in 1 codon), translated as MALSSNAMRVVFLLAMMACAAHAGKPAPKECWIFYEFEEGEGEEGDKKSGDAAAPEGAEEGSGSSDISKLGAKGDGKTDSTKALNDAWEAACGKEGKQTLMIPKGDYLAGPLNFSGPCXVDNLVITGKGTLDGQGKEVWDNNKCAKKYDCKILPNSLVLDFVNNGTVSGITLLNAKFFHMNVFQCKDMTIKDVTITAPEDSPNTDGIHIGDSSEVTISGTTIGTGDDCISIGPGSSGINITGVTCGPGVGSLGRYKDEKDVTDVNVKDCTLKKTSNGVRIKAYEDAASVLTASKLHYENIAMEDVANPVIIDMKYCPNKICTAKGDSKVTVKDVTFKNITGTSSTPSAVSLLCSDKIPCSDITMDKVKVEYKGTNNKTMAVCNNAKGSATSCLKELACL; from the exons ATGGCTTTGAGCAGCAATGCTATGCGGGTGGTCTTCCTCCTCGCGATGATGGCGTGCGCCGCCCATGCGGGGAAGCCAGCCCCAAAGgagtgttggatcttttatgagtTTG aagaaggagaaggagaagaaggcgaTAAGAAGTCAGGCGATGCCGCCGCGCCGGAGGGCGCCGAGGAGGGCAGCGGGTCTTCCGACATATCCAAGCTGGGAGCCAAGGGCGACGGCAAGACGGACAGCACCAAAGCGCTGAATGATGCGTGGGAGGCGGCGTGCGGCAAGGAAGGGAAGCAGACGCTCATGATCCCCAAGGGCGACTACCTTGCTGGTCCCCTCAACTTCTCCGGGCCGT ACGTTGACAACCTCGTCATCACCGGCAAGGGCACCCTCGACGGCCAGGGCAAAGAAGTGTGGGACAACAACAAATGTGCCAAAAAATACGACTGCAAGATCCTGCCCAAC TCGCTGGTGCTGGACTTCGTGAACAACGGCACCGTCTCCGGGATCACCCTGCTGAACGCCAAGTTCTTCCACATGAACGTGTTCCAGTGCAAAGACATGACGATCAAGGACGTGACCATCACCGCGCCGGAGGACAGCCCCAACACCGACGGCATCCACATcggcgactcctccgaggtcACAATCTCCGGCACCACCATCGGCACGGGTGACGACTGCATCTCCATCGGCCCCGGCAGCAGCGGGATCAACATCACCGGCGTCACCTGCGGCCCCGGCGTCGGCAGCCTGGGCAGGTACAAGGACGAGAAGGACGTGACGGACGTCAACGTCAAGGACTGCACGCTCAAGAAGACCAGCAACGGCGTCCGGATCAAGGCCTACGAGGACGCCGCCAGCGTGCTCACCGCCTCCAAGCTCCACTACGAGAACATAGCCATGGAGGACGTGGCCAACCCCGTCATCATCGACATGAAGTACTGCCCCAACAAGATCTGCACCGCCAAGGGCGATTCCAAGGTCACCGTCAAGGACGTCACCTTCAAAAACATCACCGGCACCTCGTCCACCCCCTCCGCTGTCAGCCTGCTCTGCTCCGACAAGATCCCCTGCAGCGACATCACCATGGACAAAGTCAAGGTCGAGTACAAGGGAACCAACAACAAGACTATGGCGGTCTGTAACAACGCCAAGGGAAGCGCCACCAGTTGCCTCAAGGAACTGGCATGCCTCTGA